A window of Blastomonas sp. SL216 contains these coding sequences:
- a CDS encoding DUF1254 domain-containing protein, whose protein sequence is MSRWAGPLLLAVLAALAGWYGTLAAAPTVIMDRAWARLADQVGTNTMAHTPLVTAERQTIVRPSPDLAYSVCTFDLGQGPLEVMANPVPDHYWSLTVFDSVTDVAFVESDRDTRGKSIRIVLATADQAVPEGARKIMLPDAKGVALIRVLLKNRGEIGAVDAYRKKSFCRPLKG, encoded by the coding sequence ATGAGCCGCTGGGCAGGACCTTTGCTGCTGGCCGTTCTGGCTGCGCTGGCCGGCTGGTACGGTACGCTGGCCGCTGCGCCGACCGTCATCATGGACCGCGCATGGGCGCGGCTGGCCGATCAGGTCGGCACGAACACGATGGCGCATACGCCGCTGGTGACCGCCGAGCGGCAGACCATCGTGCGGCCAAGCCCGGACCTTGCCTATTCGGTCTGCACCTTCGATCTTGGCCAGGGTCCGCTCGAGGTCATGGCCAACCCGGTGCCCGATCATTACTGGTCGCTGACGGTGTTCGACAGCGTGACCGATGTCGCCTTTGTCGAAAGCGATCGCGATACGCGCGGCAAGTCTATCCGCATCGTGCTGGCGACGGCCGATCAGGCGGTGCCCGAAGGCGCGCGCAAGATCATGCTGCCCGATGCCAAGGGCGTCGCGCTGATCCGCGTGCTGCTCAAGAACCGGGGGGAGATCGGTGCGGTGGATGCATATCGCAAGAAGTCGTTCTGCCGCCCGTTGAAAGGCTGA
- a CDS encoding acyl-CoA dehydrogenase family protein, translating into MATRPTAAELADYEAQADAWFRENTPKDPGFMLPLTFMEVSTDQQFEFLCNWQRKVYEAGYLGASWPTQYGGGGQHPDFQRVATKVMKKYDGPIMLNAIGIGWAGPLILDIGSEEEKKKYIKGMLSAEDIWCQGFSEPENGSDLGNAQLKAVRDGDEYVLNGSKIWTSLGDRAKYMILLARTSNEGPNKYAGLSFFLAPMHAPGIETRRIKKLTGEYGFVQCFFTDARISAECLMGNEGDGWQIAMKTLEYERGAKVNLAGGYFLKELDAMGVVELARESQRGGKPLLDDPVMKDRMVDFMMDIQALNLNNQRRRMGPLVQDRPMGLALMNKLARTEMIRELTEFSLAFQGTRGGYYVDDPCAVDNGYWHRSYLNSFSATIGGGTSEIQRNIVAEHVLGLPKGR; encoded by the coding sequence ATGGCAACCCGTCCCACCGCTGCCGAGCTGGCGGATTATGAGGCCCAGGCCGATGCCTGGTTCCGCGAGAATACCCCCAAGGATCCCGGTTTCATGCTGCCGCTGACCTTCATGGAGGTGAGCACCGACCAGCAGTTCGAATTCCTCTGCAACTGGCAGCGCAAGGTCTATGAGGCCGGCTATCTCGGCGCGAGCTGGCCGACCCAATATGGCGGCGGCGGGCAGCACCCCGATTTCCAGCGCGTCGCCACCAAGGTGATGAAGAAATATGACGGCCCGATCATGCTCAACGCGATCGGCATCGGCTGGGCCGGGCCGCTGATCCTCGATATCGGCAGCGAGGAAGAGAAGAAGAAATATATCAAGGGGATGCTGAGCGCAGAGGATATCTGGTGCCAGGGCTTTTCCGAGCCCGAAAACGGCTCCGACCTTGGCAATGCGCAGCTGAAGGCCGTGCGTGACGGCGACGAATATGTGCTCAACGGCTCCAAGATCTGGACCTCGCTGGGTGACCGCGCGAAATACATGATCCTGCTCGCGCGCACCTCGAACGAGGGGCCGAACAAGTATGCGGGCCTCAGCTTCTTCCTTGCGCCGATGCACGCGCCGGGCATCGAGACGCGGCGGATCAAGAAGCTCACCGGCGAATATGGCTTCGTCCAGTGCTTCTTCACCGATGCGCGCATCTCCGCCGAATGCCTGATGGGCAACGAGGGCGACGGCTGGCAGATCGCGATGAAGACGCTGGAATATGAGCGCGGCGCCAAGGTCAATCTCGCCGGTGGCTATTTCCTGAAAGAACTCGACGCGATGGGCGTGGTCGAACTGGCGCGCGAATCGCAGCGCGGCGGCAAGCCGCTGCTCGACGATCCGGTGATGAAGGACCGGATGGTCGACTTCATGATGGATATCCAGGCCTTGAACCTCAACAACCAGCGCCGCCGCATGGGGCCGCTGGTGCAGGATCGCCCGATGGGCCTCGCGCTGATGAACAAGCTGGCGCGAACCGAGATGATCCGCGAGCTGACCGAATTCTCGCTGGCCTTCCAGGGCACGCGCGGCGGCTATTATGTCGATGATCCGTGCGCGGTGGACAACGGCTATTGGCACCGCAGCTATCTGAACAGCTTCTCCGCCACGATCGGTGGCGGCACGTCCGAAATCCAGCGCAACATCGTCGCCGAGCATGTGCTTGGCCTGCCTAAAGGACGTTAA
- a CDS encoding acyl-CoA/acyl-ACP dehydrogenase: MAFSEGNLADHLGGLGYSEEQIELMDVATSFCRDKSPIDKVRKLMADERGYDAQVWQEIAELGWLGIAIPEAHGGVGLSMAEVAPIAEQMGRRLLTTPFASCTVAAQALLAAADEAQCAQWLPRIVAGEIATLALSEPHGDWTLAHVEATGKASGDGYALSGTKQFVAYARDAALVIATVNVDGQVRLALIERSAISDAALRREIIIDETRRTYELTLDGITIPASALLDAGRSTTALGQIELASALLQAAEMCGGTQSAIDYTIEYLKTRKQFGKLIGEYQALKHPITNAYVAYEKARSHMLSAAHNFGQQGVGEIAVRMAKASADKAYSFAADRAVQFHGGFGFTHDCDAGLYRRSAIWHASQFGDAAWHRAKLADLLF, from the coding sequence ATGGCATTCAGTGAAGGAAATCTCGCCGATCATCTGGGCGGCCTGGGCTATAGCGAAGAGCAGATCGAGCTGATGGACGTGGCCACCAGCTTCTGCCGCGACAAGTCGCCGATCGACAAGGTGCGCAAGCTGATGGCAGACGAGCGCGGCTATGACGCGCAAGTCTGGCAGGAAATCGCCGAACTCGGCTGGCTGGGTATCGCGATCCCCGAAGCGCATGGCGGCGTCGGCCTGTCGATGGCCGAGGTTGCTCCCATCGCCGAGCAGATGGGGCGGCGGCTGCTGACCACGCCCTTTGCCAGCTGCACGGTCGCGGCGCAGGCGCTGCTGGCGGCGGCGGACGAGGCGCAGTGCGCGCAATGGCTGCCGCGCATCGTCGCAGGCGAGATTGCGACCTTGGCCTTGTCCGAACCGCATGGCGACTGGACGCTTGCCCATGTCGAGGCGACCGGCAAAGCGAGCGGCGACGGCTATGCGCTGTCCGGCACCAAGCAGTTCGTTGCCTATGCCAGGGACGCCGCGCTGGTCATTGCGACGGTCAATGTCGATGGCCAGGTCCGGCTGGCGCTGATCGAGCGTTCGGCGATCTCCGATGCCGCGCTGCGCCGCGAGATCATCATCGATGAAACCCGGCGCACCTATGAGCTGACGCTCGACGGGATCACCATCCCGGCCTCGGCGCTGCTCGATGCTGGACGTTCGACCACCGCGCTCGGCCAGATCGAGCTGGCGAGCGCGCTGCTCCAGGCAGCCGAAATGTGCGGCGGTACCCAAAGCGCGATCGACTACACGATCGAGTATCTGAAGACCCGCAAGCAGTTCGGCAAGCTGATCGGCGAATATCAGGCGCTCAAGCACCCGATCACCAACGCTTATGTCGCCTATGAAAAGGCGCGCTCGCACATGCTCAGCGCCGCGCACAATTTCGGCCAGCAGGGCGTGGGCGAGATCGCGGTGCGCATGGCCAAGGCGAGCGCCGACAAGGCGTACAGCTTTGCCGCCGACCGCGCGGTGCAGTTCCATGGCGGCTTCGGCTTCACGCACGATTGCGACGCCGGGCTCTACCGCCGCAGCGCGATCTGGCACGCCAGCCAATTCGGCGATGCTGCCTGGCACCGGGCGAAGCTGGCCGACCTGCTGTTCTAG
- a CDS encoding DUF1214 domain-containing protein: MRTAFRYGIMLVAGLAVGTGAAALQLRQSFAAMGIENGPWHTGEKVGTADASVSTRASVALRGLLALPEREAIYFNATTDSQGRQLEGRCSYRVTGGAIDARWWSLTLYDSKGYLISNPESVYSVGSAAIGPQEVGNWTVDISSRRTGPHWIAMPDDQPFELTLRAYHPSRDLLARRGSVSLPRIERGECRA, translated from the coding sequence ATGCGGACCGCGTTTCGCTATGGCATCATGCTTGTCGCCGGACTGGCGGTCGGCACCGGGGCGGCAGCGTTGCAGCTGCGCCAGAGCTTTGCCGCGATGGGGATCGAGAACGGCCCCTGGCACACCGGCGAGAAGGTGGGCACTGCCGATGCCAGCGTCTCGACGCGCGCATCGGTCGCGCTGCGCGGTCTTCTGGCGCTGCCCGAGCGCGAGGCGATCTATTTCAATGCCACCACCGACAGCCAGGGCCGCCAGCTCGAGGGCAGATGCAGCTATCGCGTCACCGGCGGCGCTATCGATGCGCGCTGGTGGAGCCTGACGTTGTACGACAGCAAGGGCTATCTGATCTCCAATCCCGAAAGCGTCTATTCGGTCGGCAGCGCTGCAATCGGACCACAAGAGGTGGGCAACTGGACCGTCGACATCTCCTCCAGGCGCACCGGCCCGCACTGGATCGCGATGCCCGATGATCAGCCGTTCGAGCTGACTTTGCGCGCCTATCATCCCTCGCGCGATCTGCTGGCGCGGCGCGGGAGCGTCAGCCTGCCGCGCATCGAACGTGGGGAGTGCCGCGCATGA
- the ppdK gene encoding pyruvate, phosphate dikinase encodes MTKYVYRFGGGANDGGAGNKNLLGGKGANLDGMASIGLPVPPGFTISTEMCTRYYQDGEVFPDSLKAEVAEGLAHIESVTGKTFGDAADPLLVSVRSGARVSMPGMMDTVLNLGLNDATVEGLAKVSGDERFAWDSYRRFVQMYSDVVLGLDHDAFEEALEIMKEDNGFFSDTEMEAKHWKALVGEYMGLVEAEWGKPFPQDVNDQLWGAVSAVFGSWQSERAKVYRRLNDIPGEWGTAVNVQAMVFGNMGDTSATGVAFTRNPSTGENLYYGEFLINAQGEDVVAGIRTPQYLTKQAREEANAKPLSMEEAMPETYGELARVFDILEKHYRDMQDIEFTVERGKLWMLQTRSGKRTAKAALRIAVDMANEGLITEEEAIARVDPMALDQLLHPSLDPSATRDVLTKGLPASPGAASGIIVFDADTAERRNEMGDAVILVRIETSPEDIHGMHAAKGILTARGGMTSHAAVVARGMGRPCVSGAGSLSIDNKERVLRIGSRELREGDVITIDGTSGEVMLGEVPTVQPELVGDFGVLMGWADKVRRLKVRTNAETPDDCRVARDFGAEGIGLCRTEHMFFEASRITAVRQMILAEDEAGRRLALEKLLPEQRGDFHSIFEVMAGLPVTIRLLDPPLHEFLPHSENEFAEVAEAAGVGIEVLKRRANELHEFNPMLGHRGCRLGVTYPEIYEMQARAIFEAACDVATKSGAAPIPEVMIPLVATRRELELMKKVVDTAAEMVFAEKGRRIEYLVGTMIELPRAALMADEIAQVGEFFSFGTNDLTQTTLGVSRDDAGRFLTQYVDKGIFARDPFVSLDIEGVGQLIEIAVAKGRKTRPDIKLGICGEHGGDPASIAFCETAGLDYVSASPYRVPIARLAAAQAALKKG; translated from the coding sequence ATGACCAAATATGTGTACCGGTTCGGTGGCGGCGCCAATGATGGCGGCGCGGGCAACAAGAACCTGCTCGGCGGCAAGGGCGCGAACCTTGATGGCATGGCCTCGATCGGCCTGCCGGTGCCTCCCGGCTTCACCATCAGCACCGAAATGTGCACCCGCTATTATCAGGATGGCGAGGTGTTTCCGGACAGCCTGAAGGCCGAAGTGGCCGAGGGCCTGGCGCATATCGAAAGCGTCACCGGCAAGACATTCGGCGATGCGGCCGATCCGCTGCTGGTATCGGTCCGCTCGGGCGCGCGCGTATCGATGCCCGGCATGATGGACACGGTGCTCAACCTCGGCCTCAATGACGCGACCGTCGAGGGGCTCGCCAAGGTGTCGGGCGACGAGCGTTTCGCCTGGGACAGCTATCGCCGCTTCGTCCAGATGTATTCGGACGTCGTGCTCGGCCTCGACCATGATGCGTTCGAGGAAGCGCTCGAGATCATGAAGGAAGACAATGGCTTCTTCAGCGATACCGAGATGGAAGCCAAGCACTGGAAGGCGCTGGTCGGCGAATATATGGGCCTGGTCGAGGCCGAATGGGGCAAGCCTTTCCCGCAGGATGTGAACGACCAGCTGTGGGGCGCGGTTTCCGCCGTGTTCGGCTCGTGGCAGTCGGAGCGCGCCAAGGTCTATCGCCGCCTCAACGACATTCCCGGCGAATGGGGCACTGCGGTCAACGTCCAGGCGATGGTGTTCGGCAATATGGGCGATACCTCGGCGACGGGCGTGGCGTTCACGCGCAACCCTTCGACCGGTGAAAACCTGTATTATGGCGAGTTCCTGATCAACGCACAGGGCGAGGACGTGGTGGCGGGCATCCGCACGCCGCAGTACCTCACCAAACAGGCGCGCGAGGAAGCCAATGCCAAGCCGCTGAGCATGGAAGAGGCCATGCCCGAAACCTATGGCGAGCTGGCGCGGGTGTTCGACATCCTCGAAAAGCATTATCGCGACATGCAGGACATCGAGTTCACCGTGGAGCGCGGCAAGCTGTGGATGCTGCAGACCCGCTCGGGCAAGCGCACCGCCAAGGCGGCTTTGCGCATCGCGGTGGACATGGCCAATGAAGGCCTGATCACCGAGGAAGAGGCCATTGCGCGCGTCGACCCGATGGCGCTCGACCAGCTGCTCCACCCCTCACTCGACCCGTCGGCGACCCGCGACGTGCTGACCAAGGGTCTGCCCGCATCGCCGGGCGCGGCGAGCGGCATCATCGTGTTCGATGCCGATACCGCCGAGCGTCGCAACGAAATGGGCGATGCGGTGATCCTGGTGCGGATCGAGACCAGCCCCGAGGACATTCACGGCATGCATGCCGCCAAGGGCATCCTGACGGCGCGCGGCGGCATGACCAGCCACGCTGCCGTGGTGGCGCGCGGCATGGGCCGTCCCTGTGTCTCGGGCGCGGGCAGCCTGTCGATCGACAACAAGGAGCGCGTGCTGCGCATCGGATCGCGCGAGCTGCGCGAGGGCGATGTCATCACCATCGACGGCACCTCGGGCGAGGTGATGCTGGGCGAAGTGCCCACTGTACAGCCCGAACTGGTCGGCGATTTCGGCGTGCTGATGGGCTGGGCTGACAAGGTCCGCCGCCTCAAGGTGCGGACCAATGCCGAAACGCCCGACGATTGCCGCGTCGCGCGCGATTTCGGCGCGGAAGGCATCGGGCTGTGCCGCACCGAGCACATGTTCTTCGAGGCGAGCCGCATCACCGCCGTGCGCCAGATGATCCTGGCCGAGGACGAGGCTGGCCGCCGTCTGGCGCTGGAAAAGCTGCTGCCCGAACAGCGCGGCGACTTCCACAGCATCTTCGAGGTGATGGCGGGCCTGCCGGTCACCATCCGCCTGCTTGATCCGCCGCTGCACGAGTTCCTGCCGCACAGCGAGAACGAGTTTGCCGAGGTCGCCGAGGCCGCCGGTGTCGGCATCGAGGTCTTGAAGCGTCGCGCCAACGAGCTGCACGAATTCAACCCGATGCTGGGCCATCGCGGCTGCCGCCTGGGCGTAACCTATCCCGAAATCTACGAGATGCAGGCGCGCGCAATCTTCGAGGCGGCATGCGATGTCGCCACAAAGAGCGGTGCAGCCCCGATCCCCGAAGTCATGATCCCGCTGGTCGCCACCCGGCGCGAGCTGGAGCTGATGAAGAAGGTCGTCGATACCGCCGCCGAGATGGTGTTCGCCGAAAAGGGCCGCCGGATCGAATATCTGGTCGGCACGATGATCGAGCTGCCGCGCGCCGCGCTGATGGCCGACGAGATCGCGCAAGTGGGCGAGTTCTTCAGCTTCGGTACCAATGACCTCACGCAGACGACCCTGGGCGTCAGCCGCGACGATGCCGGACGGTTCCTCACGCAATATGTCGACAAGGGCATTTTCGCGCGCGATCCGTTCGTCAGCCTGGATATCGAAGGTGTCGGCCAGCTGATCGAGATCGCGGTCGCCAAGGGCCGCAAGACCCGGCCCGACATCAAGCTGGGCATTTGCGGCGAGCATGGCGGCGATCCGGCGAGCATCGCGTTCTGTGAGACCGCAGGCCTCGATTATGTCAGCGCCTCGCCCTATCGCGTGCCGATCGCACGGCTGGCAGCAGCCCAGGCAGCGCTCAAGAAGGGCTGA
- a CDS encoding glycine--tRNA ligase subunit alpha: MSEHSLSFQDMILTLHNFWSQHGCLILQPYDMPMGAGTFHTATTLRALGPDPWNAAFVQPCRRPTDGRYGENPNRLQHYYQYQVILKPSPGDIQQLYLDSLTAIGVDPLLHDIRFVEDDWESPTLGAWGLGWEVWCDGMEVTQFTYFQQMGGFDCKPVAGELTYGLERLAMYIQGKDSVYDLDFNGRGVTYGDVFLENERQMSAWNFEVANTESLFDAFRKAVAECENCLDNKLPIPAYEQAIQASHVFNLLQARGVISVAERQAYMGRVRDLAKGSCQAWMEKNGWAA; encoded by the coding sequence TTGAGCGAGCACAGCCTTTCCTTTCAGGACATGATCCTGACCCTGCACAATTTCTGGAGCCAGCATGGCTGCCTGATCTTGCAGCCCTATGACATGCCGATGGGCGCGGGGACCTTCCACACCGCGACCACGCTGCGTGCGCTGGGCCCCGATCCGTGGAATGCCGCGTTCGTCCAGCCGTGCCGCCGCCCGACCGACGGGCGCTATGGCGAGAACCCCAACCGGCTGCAGCATTATTACCAGTATCAGGTGATCCTGAAGCCCTCGCCGGGCGACATCCAGCAGCTCTATCTCGACAGCCTGACCGCGATCGGCGTCGATCCGCTGCTGCACGACATCCGTTTTGTCGAGGATGACTGGGAAAGCCCGACGCTGGGCGCATGGGGGCTGGGCTGGGAGGTCTGGTGCGACGGCATGGAGGTGACGCAGTTCACCTATTTTCAGCAGATGGGCGGTTTCGACTGCAAGCCCGTCGCGGGCGAGCTGACCTACGGGCTCGAGCGGCTGGCCATGTACATCCAGGGCAAGGACAGCGTCTACGACCTCGATTTCAACGGACGCGGGGTCACCTATGGCGACGTGTTCCTCGAGAACGAACGCCAAATGAGCGCGTGGAACTTCGAAGTGGCGAACACCGAGAGCCTGTTCGACGCGTTCCGCAAGGCGGTCGCCGAGTGCGAGAACTGCCTCGACAATAAGCTGCCGATCCCGGCCTATGAGCAGGCGATCCAGGCGAGCCATGTGTTCAACCTGCTCCAGGCGCGCGGCGTGATCTCGGTCGCCGAACGCCAGGCCTATATGGGCCGCGTGCGCGACCTCGCGAAGGGCAGCTGCCAGGCTTGGATGGAAAAGAACGGATGGGCAGCGTGA
- the glyS gene encoding glycine--tRNA ligase subunit beta: MTDFLLELLSEEIPARMQGKARADLEKLFTDQLAAAGLKAQSLQTFSTPRRLALIARGLPETTEAVSEELKGPPADAPDAAVEGFLRKAGLTRDALETRDVKGRATLFAVINKPGRATADVLADAIPAIIRAFPWPKSMRWGTASQTTESLRWVRPLQGIIALLGGYVVPCEVDGLVAGNTTVGHRFHHKGAVTISGVEDYASALRAAHVIVDHDERAAIIRDGAMKAASDAGFVLVEDEGLVVENAGLTEWPVPLLGRYDPAFLEVPPEVIQLTTRINQKYFVVRDGAGALAPAFVCTANIAAHDGGQAIVAGNEKVLAARLSDARFFWELDQKKTLEQHSEKLKNIVFHEKLGTVADKVERVAKLARWLCEEGIVKGDPALAEQAARLCKADLVTEMVGEFPELQGLMGGYYAAKEGLDPQVAAAIRDHYKPVGQGDDVPTAPVTVAVSLADKLDTLVGFYANRLRPTGSKDPFALRRAAIAVLTTIHTSGLRASLTRLFSLAFDVYYEQWKSQFWIYNLKFDGSKLIVDDSKSDPRHVDTFFVVRQDSADNRPEMTAELLGSQAGRVLYSGIEVEEELLDFFADRLKVQQREAGVRHDLIDAVFALGGEDDLVLLLARVHALQAFVETGEGGNLLAGYKRAANILKKEEFTPVPPGEGLEPAEAALIAALDDAEPRAIAAIEAEDFEGAMAALAALRAPIDAFFESVTVNDADPAKRAARLALLARFRSAVHRVADFSKIEG, translated from the coding sequence ATGACCGACTTCCTGCTCGAACTGCTATCCGAGGAAATCCCAGCGCGGATGCAGGGCAAGGCGCGCGCTGATCTGGAAAAGCTGTTCACCGATCAGCTCGCCGCCGCCGGCCTCAAGGCTCAGAGCCTGCAGACCTTCTCGACCCCGCGCCGCCTCGCGTTGATCGCCCGCGGGCTGCCCGAGACGACCGAAGCGGTATCGGAAGAGCTCAAGGGTCCGCCCGCCGATGCGCCCGATGCGGCGGTCGAGGGCTTTCTGCGCAAGGCGGGGCTGACCCGCGACGCGCTCGAAACCCGCGACGTCAAGGGCCGCGCGACGCTGTTTGCAGTCATCAACAAGCCTGGCCGCGCCACCGCCGATGTGCTGGCCGATGCGATCCCCGCGATCATCCGCGCCTTTCCCTGGCCCAAGTCGATGCGCTGGGGCACCGCCAGCCAGACCACTGAAAGCCTGCGCTGGGTGCGTCCGCTGCAGGGCATCATCGCGCTATTGGGCGGCTATGTTGTGCCCTGCGAGGTCGATGGGCTGGTCGCTGGCAACACCACCGTCGGCCACCGCTTCCACCACAAGGGCGCGGTGACGATCAGCGGCGTTGAGGATTACGCCAGCGCACTGCGCGCCGCGCATGTGATCGTCGATCATGACGAGCGCGCCGCGATCATCCGCGATGGCGCGATGAAGGCGGCGAGCGACGCCGGTTTTGTCCTCGTCGAGGACGAAGGACTGGTGGTCGAGAATGCCGGGCTCACCGAATGGCCGGTGCCGCTGCTCGGCCGCTACGACCCCGCGTTTCTTGAGGTTCCGCCTGAGGTCATCCAGCTAACCACCCGGATCAACCAGAAATATTTCGTCGTGCGCGATGGCGCGGGCGCACTGGCACCCGCGTTCGTCTGCACCGCGAACATTGCGGCGCACGATGGCGGCCAGGCGATCGTCGCGGGCAACGAGAAGGTGCTGGCAGCGCGATTGAGCGATGCGCGCTTCTTCTGGGAACTCGACCAGAAGAAGACGCTCGAGCAGCATTCCGAGAAGCTCAAGAACATCGTCTTCCACGAAAAACTGGGCACCGTCGCCGACAAGGTCGAGCGCGTCGCCAAACTCGCGCGCTGGCTGTGCGAAGAGGGTATCGTCAAAGGCGATCCGGCGCTCGCCGAGCAGGCCGCGCGGCTGTGCAAGGCCGATCTGGTCACCGAGATGGTCGGCGAATTCCCCGAACTTCAGGGGCTTATGGGCGGTTATTACGCGGCGAAGGAAGGCTTGGACCCCCAAGTCGCCGCCGCGATCCGCGACCATTACAAGCCGGTCGGGCAGGGCGATGACGTACCGACCGCGCCGGTGACGGTGGCGGTGAGTCTGGCGGATAAGCTGGATACTTTGGTTGGGTTCTATGCTAACCGGTTGCGCCCAACTGGATCAAAAGATCCATTTGCACTTCGCCGAGCAGCCATTGCGGTACTTACGACTATTCATACAAGCGGTCTAAGGGCTAGCCTCACTCGACTTTTCTCATTGGCTTTCGATGTTTACTATGAGCAATGGAAATCTCAATTCTGGATTTATAATCTGAAGTTTGACGGCTCCAAACTTATTGTCGACGATAGTAAATCTGATCCACGACACGTGGATACATTTTTCGTAGTTCGCCAAGATAGTGCAGATAATCGCCCTGAAATGACCGCGGAGCTGCTCGGGAGCCAGGCGGGAAGGGTATTGTATAGCGGAATCGAAGTAGAGGAGGAGCTCCTCGACTTCTTCGCCGACCGCCTCAAGGTCCAGCAGCGCGAAGCCGGTGTCCGGCACGATCTGATCGACGCAGTGTTCGCGCTCGGCGGCGAGGACGATCTGGTCCTCCTCCTTGCGCGCGTTCATGCGCTGCAGGCCTTTGTCGAGACGGGCGAGGGGGGCAATCTGCTCGCGGGGTACAAGCGCGCGGCGAATATTCTGAAGAAGGAAGAGTTCACCCCCGTTCCTCCGGGCGAGGGACTGGAACCCGCCGAGGCCGCGCTGATCGCTGCGCTTGATGACGCCGAGCCGCGCGCGATTGCCGCGATCGAGGCCGAGGATTTCGAAGGCGCGATGGCCGCGCTCGCTGCGTTGCGCGCGCCGATCGATGCATTCTTTGAAAGCGTGACCGTCAACGATGCCGATCCGGCCAAGCGGGCAGCGCGGCTGGCGCTGCTGGCCCGGTTCCGCAGCGCGGTTCACCGCGTCGCCGATTTTTCGAAGATCGAGGGATAG